The following coding sequences are from one Plasmodium sp. gorilla clade G2 genome assembly, chromosome: 1 window:
- a CDS encoding ubiquitin carboxyl-terminal hydrolase 1, putative → MSHINNNVEKKKSINKHNNNNNNKIDSVYVNNYNDNNNHINKNTQVIDSILMSNIEKDKKLKLLNNYINMFDKNKNDKITTNHTNNNNNHNNNNNNTYNNNNNNNNDPYDDQDQDEQYVDTDDSFILSNTKKKINKTDNMSYDNYIFEEEDRVSSKYLEYKNDPTSHMKKKKEEGTHKKDNTNNNNNNNNNNNINNNYDDYYYDDDDNNNYYNNNHSDDINDNGIHRKEKKNKKNTHNEKKYISDMYNFQYDDYDKKKNKKNTLETYDSDTKRSDNFINTDFLPYSFEKKKNNKKRKGKKKNEQQENIHTNNYDDNMDDIENMNDIDNSDDHNNNNNNNSNKSDDNSYHNNNIGSFFKNKIIESPVINNQYDNTNDYLDELQSFEYNKIKKKKKKKSDILEDDFKNKRNDNIKIKHNNHNNNNINNDDDLLDYELNYIDNSFDSLRKKSTHYSLPDNYHGEKKKKKNKTKKKRHNMNFYSIDKNNLDEQDLFSNQEALNILKNFAKDNNLSVPNKGKKINKNKKNYHNNNNNNNNNDHYYKDISSNHDNNLEYDKKNKIQVEQNIHMINHGQLNNKNNSNILCKENANEKKTNNNNNNNNNNNNDDDNNSYVNKELAVNDNVYENFIREYKNLQSLFSYNKNKIEDHLNPLHRIIEKNRDDKLILDNNMNKYILNAHEGVSKKMLGYHMDEEDDDQGMKSIEYDNKNDDNDDDNIDHNDDDNIDHNDEHNNHNNDDAKNENVDETIISYSKSELSKIVEYINNDDMEKMTEYINNNTELPKKKKKKKNEQNKDNISTRNSNHNNTHTSNCKNKKDLNNMSTSKNMMDENIHKTKNSNNNNNNNDNNYSSSDTDAVERQNNNLPYSSNNNMKKKKKKKKLKEKLNNNIKHNDLITKSSMFPANKIIKNDQFEDYEINNSKHLLHKNINNIYNQCEQNLSLHEDVLKDLLVKGEYNEQHIIKKKKMKNNKINKKILDNKETFLHTQIPDTYDNIHTYIVDNRKNKYSHSDHENNDNVSKEERAHPLKKKIKGKKNIKSNIKMVPPNKENKKERPRKIQNDNSDYNNNNNDNLNSDESDDNNDNDNDNSYDESDIYDENNNSTDNDNDNDNSTNENFNDQEENISDDHYQQCNSDNTNKENKMNIKRRTSFDKDKMRYTIHNIEDIKKKSKKIMNKNENQKYLYNSDYMNGSCDFVMQKKEKKKKQQQQENEKQKEKHNDYYDNNDRHDNRNKFNKDNYNNKDNVLVNDQPFNYTNRKGKKKNKDDILKDQYNDENIKEYFHSLIEGQVSKNIKNKKKKNSQRDCSVNKSNKEKGIKKERILHNKHFKDTDSEEDQNNNNKKNKNNIYLKKNYDQENEKDNNEYENEKSYIKMSRPYYEEDETPYRKQNIKEWSSYTKDKENKLNLDHEVIMNKGNDQHINRINKNEKNKEEDKYDKYKKDNKNQTDDPLYDNIKNYDNDNKGLEFFSNNFFHIKKFIEKKDSENGLMSKIENSQKEEEINLKRNNLNSSGKTEKLEKFLGIYKENNEAMDFYKSVLIEENNYMNRSKSMINKNGLNDDHGHKDNISKINRYNSDETYIKVQNNNDNEKEIYNSDVSNDNNKKINNNNNNNINNNNNNNNINNNNNNNNNNSSGDKNHRNSYNNNDIYMCKNVKNIILSLELSNEEKINEVRRILFYSSSDEKKYIMNEILNILYIYPQLYVSCIISLFYLFILDNDIFERHFNADDLVYLFNEKIDFRYAEWFLKTYLFYKYKYSDNTYTKGSTYYIKKGSPRNSIKREESYMYVDENVKLDNIKKNDLNEGNQKGVDDNKIDDNKIDDNKIDDDNNNNKTHHYDDNNKTHDYDDDDNNNQNSYNTNGSTNIKKIHKNTFDPFFEKHSNSSLIDSGDDYLCDINNLSNNKKDINILWNYFESSKCVGYNECKTLLSLCLKNENETSINNISASKVRSLVISIWSNIPSSKPKRSFIKLIFNWINNKKDDLYKKKNLFYLLKSEKKNNKNLSKICFNYFLNYLIKYKDNCSNDIIYILYLIDENELKIYSRNFIQNHKINFNQFISIWNIMCILFWDTDEINNFIFLQKNKYYYYDFMLIFLKTFYDYINVNRDMREIMKMKLKKTFLTGYHQDTESPEEHMSTYQEKRDPYNKDGRLSYMKKMSLSNSSINKEDKHEDQNEYLNLFDIENIINNFNFTDFVNNEISKDNYFDSFFGASNMPIPSMSNISLTGTHTSQHDKNARHNYYPPFCHPLWRNRQEKERDLQRMKEEEEERLKIRGRGRGGGGGGGVPVTEAYDIENLIFLGICIKIVICRISNLLNAKSCLQQFHYFLNHKKLGLKIFKYSHIILVYFIPFFKKYYFLWKFIEHEIDKDIMNLIKYIMDHLENMQVENIPLSICNINHNSSHMIPGISNQNGTERIYTENLHNMNNNMNNNINNNMNNNVNNIYNNNKFGPSSNRHTQHIHHNMNSIHNNSVNNNFNKKNDHHIRDKIEKNKSDIYLLKSIKNNMPLDHNGRLTNSNINFMKNKNLLISKQEEEKYKSFQSLNYNRIKHNNNSIQANNIHMNNITLNNNINLLKYKNDQNKQGEYFNLNNMKYSLYGKNKNNINNDNIAKHIFNEKNNNKDEYIGPFNNNSSYDINEEDDEHYISYDDMFRNYDSEESNISNSKNTSENFNVKDFITNLHFTNLDDDSNIISKNFFSSKKINDQKCEPKYDPKYDPKYDPKCEPKYDPKYDPKYDPKYDPKYDPKYDPKYDPKYDPKYESKYDPKYEHQNNKIINKNKYDPFASSSDSSNYNEDKNIMYMYSNEQNYKNSKKILSQKKKKKSQTINHINRMDSNRPHTNEEYQEKDQSTSLIGSLGREDSFDKTSHKDNHFDHHKNNHSDLTNNHIMKNGKHMRNIKPRCSNDDNSTSKYEEHANEHMIGKHTNRRNSLYSYPTQINKMSDQMENQKVKKNTSLEKNIHHMNDNYDEINFTEKYFENDYYGSDQHDKQNDGMNNMNNMNNMDRMNRVNHVNHMNHMNHVNRLNHNNINDSRGGGVKIKKYLMLPVDKFTFEHMSKRNYPHPPVGLMNLGNTCYLNSLLQALYSTVSFIVNLFLFKINQTNNKVMTTDRANYEMYRVQMYKENGNLELDYFLEEIKSFFKNMLTTDKSYISADRVLNMLPVELNNRNQQDVTEVFRYIFDKLGGSEKEFLRLIFSGVVIQKVQCQKCLFISKTKEIIHDLSFPVPISTNEKLSIQKFFDTFIQKEKIYGNNKYKCSRCNKKRNALKWNEIISPPCHLILILNRYNWSFSSNEKKKIKTHVKINSKIVVNNFDYKLYGAIIHGGISASSGHYYYIGKKSERQNKKKSSWYQMNDSIVTKANSKMINKISKDLSNDHTPYVLFYRCKQAPISPDLYF, encoded by the exons atgtcacatataaataataatgtcgaaaaaaaaaaatcaataaataaacataataataacaataacaataaaatagACAGTGTTTATGTGaacaattataatgataataataatcatataaataaaaacacgCAAGTTATAGATTCCATTTTGATGAGCAATAttgaaaaagataaaaaattaaaattattaaataattatattaatatgtttgataaaaataaaaacgatAAAATTACAACAAATcatactaataataataataatcataataataataataataatacttataataataataataataataataatgatccTTATGATGATCAGGATCAAGACGAACAATATGTAGATACTGACGACTCTTTCATATTATCTaatacaaagaaaaaaataaataaaacagaCAACATGTCATATGATAATTACATCTTTGAAGAGGAAGATAGAGTATCTTCCAAATAtttagaatataaaaatgatccTACATCtcatatgaaaaagaagaaagaagAAGGCACCCACAAAAAGGATAacactaataataataataataataataataataataatattaataataattatgatgattactattatgatgatgatgataataataactattataataacaacCATAGTGatgatattaatgataatggTATTcatagaaaagaaaaaaaaaataaaaagaatacgCATAacgaaaagaaatatataagtgATATGTATAACTTTCAATATGACGAttatgacaaaaaaaaaaacaaaaaaaatacattagAAACATATGACTCTGATACTAAACGTAgtgataattttattaatacagATTTTCTTCCCTACTcgtttgaaaaaaaaaaaaataataaaaaaagaaaaggaaaaaaaaaaaatgagcaacaagaaaatatacacaccaataattatgatgacaATATGGatgatattgaaaatatgaatgatattgataatagtgatgatcataataataataataataataatagtaacaagagtgatgataatagttatcataataataatattggatcattttttaaaaataaaataatcgAATCTCCTGTTATAAACAATCAATATGATAACACAAACGATTATTTAGATGAACTACAATcatttgaatataataaaataaaaaagaaaaaaaaaaaaaaaagtgatatCCTAGAAGatgattttaaaaataaaagaaatgataatataaaaataaaacataataatcataataataataatattaataatgatgatgatttaTTAGATTAcgaattaaattatattgataATTCTTTCGATTCTCTTCGTAAGAAATCGACTCATTATTCGCTTCCAGATAATTATCAtggagagaaaaaaaaaaaaaaaaataaaacaaaaaaaaaaagacataaTATGAACTTTTATAgtatagataaaaataatttagatGAACAGGATCTATTTAGTAATCAAGAAgcattaaatattttaaaaaattttgcaaaggataataatttatctgTTCcaaataaaggaaaaaaaataaacaaaaataaaaaaaattatcataataataataataataataataataatgatcattattataaggaTATTAGTTCTAATCATGATAATAATCttgaatatgataaaaaaaataaaatacaagtagaacaaaatattcatatgataAATCATGGTCAgctaaataataaaaataattcaaatattcTCTGTAAAGAAAATGCaaacgaaaaaaaaacaaataataataataataataataataataataataatgatgatgataataattcttatGTAAATAAAGAATTGGCAGTTAATGACAAtgtatatgaaaattttataagaGAATATAAAAACCTACAATccttattttcatataataaaaataaaatcgaAGATCATTTAAATCCCCTCCACAGAATTATTGAAAAGAATAGAGACGACAAGCTTATATTAgacaataatatgaataaatatattttaaatgctCATGAGGGTgtatcaaaaaaaatgttgGGTTATCATATGGATGAAGAGGACGACGACCAAGGAATGAAATCTAttgaatatgataataagaatgatgataatgatgatgataatattgatcataatgatgatgataatattgatCATAATGATGaacataataatcataataatgatgatgcaAAAAACGAAAATGTCGATGAAACTATAATTAGCTATTCAAAAAGTGAATTATCAAAAATtgtagaatatataaataatgatgacaTGGAAAAAATGacagaatatattaataataatactgaattacccaaaaaaaaaaaaaaaaaaaaaaatgaacagaataaagataatatatcaaCAAGAAAtagtaatcataataatacacatacatctaattgtaaaaataaaaaagatctTAACAATATGTCAACCAGTAAAAATATGATGgatgaaaatattcataaaacaaaaaacagcaacaataataataataataatgataataattatagtaGTAGTGATACTGATGCTGTAGAaagacaaaataataatcttccttattcttcaaataataatatgaaaaaaaaaaaaaaaaaaaaaaaattaaaagaaaaattaaataataatattaaacataATGATCTAATTACAAAGTCTTCTATGTTTCCAgcaaacaaaataataaaaaatgatcagTTTGAAGATTacgaaataaataattcaaaacatctcttacataaaaatattaataatatatataaccaatGTGAACAGAATTTGTCTCTTCATGAAGATGTTTTAAAAGATTTATTAGTAAAAGGAGAATATAATGAACAACacattatcaaaaaaaaaaaaatgaaaaataataaaataaataaaaaaattttagatAATAAAGAAACCTTTTTACATACACAAATACCAGACACATATGAcaacatacatacatatatagtTGATAAtagaaagaataaatattctCATAGTGATCATGAAAATAACGACAATGTTTCAAAAGAGGAGAGGGCTCatcctttaaaaaaaaaaatcaaaggtaaaaaaaatattaagagcaatataaaaatggtaCCTCCAAATAAGGAgaataaaaaggaaagacCAAGGAAAATTCAAAATGACAATagtgattataataataataataatgataatctTAATAGTGATGAAAGTGAtgacaataatgataatgataatgataatagttATGATGAAAGTGATATTTATGATGAGAACAATAACAGTactgataatgataatgataatgataattcgACAAATGAAAACTTCAATGAtcaagaagaaaatataagtgATGATCATTACCAACAATGTAATAgtgataatacaaataaagaaaataaaatgaatattaaaagaagaacCAGCTTTGATAAAGACAAAATGAGATATACAATACATAATattgaagatataaaaaaaaaatccaaaaaaattatgaacaaaaatgaaaatcaaaagtatttatataatagtgATTATATGAACGGTTCATGTGATTTCGTCatgcaaaaaaaagaaaaaaaaaaaaaacaacaacaacaagaaaatgaaaaacaaaaagaaaaacataatgactattatgataataacgATCGACATGATAATCGTAATAAATTCaataaagataattataataataaagataacgTGCTTGTCAATGATCAACCTTTTAATTATACTAATcgtaaaggaaaaaaaaaaaataaagatgatatattaaaagatcaatataatgatgaaaatataaaagaatattttcaTTCCTTAATAGAAGGACAAGTCTCTAAAAacattaaaaacaaaaaaaaaaagaattccCAAAGAGATTGTAGTGTCAATAAATcgaataaagaaaaaggaataaaaaaagaacgAATTTTACACAATAAACATTTTAAAGATACTGATTCAGAAGAAGATCagaacaacaacaacaaaaaaaataaaaataatatttatttaaaaaaaaattatgatcaagaaaatgaaaaagataataatgaatatgaaaacgaaaaaagttatattaaaatgtcaCGTCCATATtatgaagaagatgaaaCACCATATcgtaaacaaaatattaaagaatgGTCTTCATATAcaaaagataaagaaaataaattaaatttagaTCATGAAGTAATTATGAATAAAGGAAATGACCAACACATAAATCGTatcaataaaaatgaaaaaaataaagaagaggacaaatatgataaatacaaaaaagataataaaaatcaaaCGGATGACCCactatatgataatattaaaaattacgataatgataataaaggaTTAGAATTCTTttcaaataatttctttcatattaaaaaatttattgaaaaaaaagatagtGAAAATGGTCTCATGTCAAAAATTGAAAATTcacaaaaagaagaagaaataaatctTAAAAGAAATAACCTGAACAGTTCAGGTAAAACAGAAAAACTTGAAAAATTCTtaggaatatataaagaaaataatgaagctatggatttttataaaagtgTTTTgatagaagaaaataattatatgaatagaTCAAAAAgtatgataaataaaaatggttTGAATGATGATCATGGTCATAAGgataatatatctaaaatAAATCGTTATAATAGTgatgaaacatatataaaagtgcagaataataatgataatgaaaaggaaatatataattctgacgtttcaaatgataataataaaaagattaacaacaacaataataataatatcaataataataataacaataataatatcaataacaataacaataataataataataatagtagtggTGATAAGAATCATCGTaatagttataataataatgatatatatatgtgtaaaaatgtaaagaatataattttatcattaGAATTAagtaatgaagaaaaaattaatgaagtgagaagaattttattttattcatccagtgatgaaaagaaatatattatgaatgaaatattaaatatattatatatatatccacaaTTATATGTTTCTTGTATTAttagtttattttatttatttatattagatAATGATATTTTTGAAAGACATTTTAATGCTGATGATTTAGTTTACTtgtttaatgaaaaaatcgATTTTAGATATGCTGAGTGGTTcttaaaaacatatttattttataaatataaatattctgaTAATACATATACCAAAGGAtctacatattatataaagaaggGTTCTCCAAGAAATAGTATCAAAAGAGAGGAAAGCTATATGTATGTGGATGAAAATGTCAAgttagataatataaaaaaaaatgatttgaATGAAGGAAACCAAAAAGGtgttgatgataataaaattgatgataataaaattgacgataataaaattgacgatgataataataataataaaactcatcattatgatgataataataaaactcatgattatgatgatgatgataataataatcagaATAGTTATAATACGAATGGCtcaacaaatataaaaaaaattcataaaaaCACGTTTGATCCTTTTTTTGAGAAACATAGTAATAGCTCACTTATAGATTCAGGAGATGATTACTTGtgtgatattaataatttatcaaataataaaaaagatataaatattttatggaACTATTTTGAAAGTTCTAAATGTGTTGGTTATAATGAATGTAAAACATTATTAAgtttatgtttaaaaaatgaaaatgaaacaagtattaataatattagtgCTTCTAAGGTTAGAAGTCTAGTTATATCAATATGGTCAAATATACCCTCATCAAAACCTAAACgttcatttattaaattaatatttaattggataaataataaaaaagatgatttatataaaaaaaaaaatttattttatttattaaaatctgaaaagaaaaataataagaatttatcaaaaatttgttttaattatttcttaaattatctaattaaatataaagataattgttcaaatgatattatatatatattatatctcatagatgaaaatgaattaaaaatatattctagaaattttattcaaaatcataaaataaattttaatcagtttatatctatatggaatattatgtgtatattattttgggATACAgatgaaattaataattttatatttttacaaaaaaataaatattattattatgattttatgttaatatttttaaaaacgttttatgattatataaatgtaaatagaGACATGAGagaaattatgaaaatgaaaCTGAAGAAGACATTTCTCACAGGATATCATCAAGATACTGAATCACCTGAAGAACATATGTCTACTTATCAAGAAAAAAGAGATCCTTATAATAAAGACGGTCGTTTAAgttatatgaagaaaatgtcACTCTCCAATTCatctataaataaagaagacAAACATGAGGATCAAAATGAATATCTTAATCTTTTtgatattgaaaatataattaataattttaatttcacTGATTTTGTAAATAATGAGATAAGTAAAGACAATTATTTTGATTCATTTTTTGGAGCGAGTAATATGCCTATCCCCAGCATGTCCAATATATCTCTGACAG gaACACATACAAGTCAACATGATAAGAACGCACGTCATAATTACTACCCTCCCTTCTGTCATCCTCTATGGAGAAATCGtcaagaaaaagaaagagaTTTACAAAGAatgaaagaagaagaagaagaaagatTAAAAATAAGAGGAAGAGGAAGAGGAGGAGGCGGAGGAGGAGGGGTACCAGTAACAGAAGCTTatgatatagaaaatttaatttttttaggaatatgtataaaaatagtaatatGTAGAATatctaatttattaaatgctAAATCTTGTTTACAacaatttcattattttctaaatCACAAAAAGTTaggtttaaaaatatttaaatattcacaTATTATCTTAGTTTATTTTAtacctttttttaaaaaatattatttcttatgGAAATTTATTGAACATGAAATAGATAAAGACATTATGAatcttataaaatatattatggatCACTTAGAAAATATGCAAGTAGAAAATATACCTTTAagtatatgtaatattaatcATAATTCTAGTCACATGATTCCAGGTATATCAAATCAGAATGGAACTGAGCGTATATATACTGaaaatttacataatatgaataataatatgaataataatataaataataatatgaataataatgtcaataatatttataataataacaaatttGGTCCCTCTTCTAATCGTCATACACAACATATTCATcataatatgaatagtatACACAATAACagtgttaataataattttaataaaaagaatgatCATCATATACGTGATAAgatagaaaaaaacaaaagtgatatatatttattaaaatcaataaaaaataatatgccTTTAGATCACAATGGACGTCTTActaatagtaatattaattttatgaaaaataaaaatttgcTCATATCTAAAcaggaagaagaaaaatataaaagttttCAGAGTTTGAATTATAATAGAAtcaaacataataataatagtatacAGGCAAATAATAtccatatgaataatattaccttaaataataatataaacttattaaaatataaaaatgatcaaAACAAACAAGGAGAATATTTTAatctaaataatatgaaatattcattatatggaaaaaataaaaataatatcaataatgataatatagcaaaacatatattcaacgaaaaaaataataataaagatgaatATATTGGACCCTTcaataataattcatcatatgatataaatgaagaagatgatgaacattatatttcttatgaTGATATGTTTAGAAATTATGATAGTGAAGAAagtaatatatcaaatagtAAAAATACATCAGAAAATTTTAATGTAAAAGATTTTATTACGAATTTGCATTTTACTAACTTGGATGATGatagtaatattatatccaaaaattttttttcttcaaaaaaaataaatgatcaAAAATGTGAACCAAAATATGACCCTAAATATGACCCAAAATATGACCCAAAATGTGAACCAAAATATGACCCAAAATATGACCCTAAATATGACCCTAAATATGACCCAAAATATGACCCAAAATATGACCCAAAATATGACCCTAAATATGACCCTAAATATGAATCAAAATATGACCCAAAATATGAACAtcaaaataacaaaataataaacaaaaacaaatatgATCCTTTCGCATCCTCGTCAGATTCATCTAACTACaatgaagataaaaatattatgtatatgtattcaAATGAACAGAATTATAAGAATtcgaaaaaaatattatctcaaaaaaaaaaaaaaaaaagccaAACAATAAATCATATTAATCGTATGGATTCTAATCGACCACATACAAATGAAGAATATCAAGAAAAAGATCAATCCACAAGCTTAATTGGAAGTTTAGGAAGAGAAGATTCTTTTGATAAAACGTCACATAAAGATAATCATTTTGatcatcataaaaataatcattcGGATCTAACTAATAAtcatattatgaaaaatggAAAACACATGAGAAATATAAAACCTCGATGTagtaatgatgataatagtacatcaaaatatgaagaaCATGCTAACGAACATATGATAGGTAAACATACAAACAGAAGAAATTCTTTGTATTCATATCCtacacaaataaataaaatgtctGATCAAATGGAAAATCaaaaggtaaaaaaaaatacaagcctagaaaaaaatattcatcatatgaatgataattATGACGAAATAAATTTTACTGAAAAGTATTTTGAGAATGACTACTACGGGTCAGACCAGCATGATAAGCAGAATGATGgcatgaataatatgaataatatgaataatatggatCGTATGAATCGTGTGAATCATGTAAATCATATGAATCATATGAATCATGTGAATCGtttaaatcataataatattaatgattcTCGAGGGGGAggagttaaaataaaaaaatatttaatgcTACCTGTAGATAAATTTACATTTGAACATATGAGTAAAAGAAATTATCCACATCCACCTGTAGGACTAATGAATCTAGGAAATACATGTTATTTAAATAGTTTATTACAAGCGTTATATAGTACTGTGTCTTTTATagtaaatttatttttgtttaaaataaatcaaaCGAATAATAAGGTCATGACAACAGATCGTGCTAATTATGAAATGTATAGAGTTCAAATGTATAAAGAAAATGGAAATCTAGAATTAGATTATTTTTTAGAAGAAATCAAatccttttttaaaaatatgttaacAACAGATAAGTCGTATATATCTGCAGATAGAGTTTTAAATATGCTACCTGTTGAACTAAATAATAGAAATCAGCAAGATGTAACAGAAGtttttagatatatatttgataaattaGGTGGATCAGAAAAAGAATTCTTAAGATTAATTTTCTCAGGGGTTGTAATTCAAAAAGTACAATGTCAAAAATGTCTATTCATTtcaaaaacaaaagaaatcATACATGATCTCTCATTCCCTGTACCTATAAGTACCaatgaaaaattatcaaTTCAAAAGTTTTTTGATACATTTATtcagaaagaaaaaatatacggaaataataaatacaaatgttcaagatgtaataaaaaaagaaatgccTTAAAGTGGAATGAAATCATATCACCTCCTTGTCACTTGATACTAATCCTTAACcg TTATAATTGGTCGTTTAGTTCGAacgaaaagaagaaaatcaaGACGCACGTTAAAATAAACTCAAAAATTGTAGTTAATAATTTTGACTACAAATTATATGGAGCAATAATACATGGTGGGATATCAGCATCATCAggacattattattatatagggAAAAAATCAGAaagacaaaataaaaaaaaaagttcatGGTATCAAATGAATGATTCTATAGTGACAAAAGCAAATTCAAAAatgattaataaaatatcaaaagATTTATCAAATGATCACACTCCATATGTTTTGTTTTATCGTTGTAAGCAAGCACCAATATCTCCAGATTTGTACTTCTAA